The following proteins are co-located in the Flectobacillus major DSM 103 genome:
- a CDS encoding LytR/AlgR family response regulator transcription factor, which translates to MISVPNKCILVDPSGDFPLSLINLVKESTFLDVVIIKDISLFQKVLMKEYISLVLINMPLISQNDLDLIKTIPSKTHIIILSSYSEYAAEMYDFDNVIDFILKPFNTTRLLKAISKVMRLHLMNHPLYNKDFIFLRTGRSIKRFNFQDIDFIVALGSSTKIYHGKHFDIVNDSISVLEEVFPSSIFRRVHKSYIINIKKVTSFDTRTFSIENVVIPIGNVYRKKLGLFSKLIHLT; encoded by the coding sequence ATGATTTCAGTACCCAACAAATGTATATTAGTCGACCCTAGCGGAGATTTCCCCCTTTCTTTAATCAATCTGGTTAAAGAAAGTACTTTTTTGGATGTCGTTATCATTAAAGATATATCGCTTTTTCAGAAGGTATTGATGAAAGAGTATATAAGTCTTGTATTAATTAATATGCCCTTGATTAGCCAAAATGACCTAGATTTAATAAAGACAATTCCTTCAAAAACGCATATTATTATATTGAGTTCGTATAGCGAATATGCAGCTGAAATGTATGATTTTGATAATGTTATCGATTTTATATTGAAGCCATTTAATACTACACGATTATTAAAAGCAATAAGTAAAGTTATGCGTTTGCACTTAATGAATCACCCTTTGTACAACAAGGATTTTATATTTCTGAGAACAGGTCGTAGTATTAAGCGTTTTAATTTTCAAGATATAGATTTTATCGTGGCATTGGGTAGTTCTACCAAAATATATCATGGCAAACACTTTGATATTGTCAATGATTCAATATCTGTTTTGGAAGAAGTTTTTCCCTCATCAATATTTAGACGTGTTCATAAATCGTATATAATTAATATTAAAAAAGTAACCAGTTTTGATACCAGAACATTTTCAATTGAAAATGTAGTCATTCCTATTGGTAACGTGTATAGAAAAAAGCTAGGGTTATTTTCAAAATTGATTCACCTAACATAA
- a CDS encoding T9SS type A sorting domain-containing protein codes for MRHFILFLSGILILSMQSSFGQLRFKLSLDEDLKTYKVSAISEKDLYKPDSYLGTAQVTFKVSAQSSFKITNIQTKSSEVFWDVNSVINAHPLAPQYIYYSIGLRSETDFYTFKANEPVELFSFQNKGDDNPMIELITNQDILAKSMKVAKANIGNQINVLGINNGMTNAYVGNYLSEGGNSDIANLQIQQVYPNPATDKISVVWENRLQEPEAEMNLYIIDSQSGRVVQSQGVDTGYGKKLATVALNDYKSGAYLLKIQGKQFSSKAAHFTIVK; via the coding sequence ATGAGGCATTTTATTTTATTCTTATCGGGTATCTTGATTCTATCAATGCAATCAAGTTTTGGACAATTACGCTTTAAATTAAGTTTAGACGAGGACCTGAAAACTTACAAGGTCAGTGCTATTTCAGAAAAAGACTTATATAAACCAGATAGTTACCTTGGAACAGCTCAAGTAACCTTTAAAGTAAGTGCTCAGTCATCATTTAAGATAACGAACATTCAGACTAAAAGTAGCGAAGTGTTCTGGGATGTTAATAGTGTTATAAACGCACATCCATTAGCTCCACAATATATTTATTACTCTATTGGTCTACGTTCAGAAACAGACTTTTACACTTTTAAGGCAAATGAGCCAGTAGAGCTATTTTCATTTCAAAATAAAGGTGATGATAATCCAATGATTGAGCTGATTACTAATCAGGATATACTGGCAAAATCAATGAAAGTAGCCAAGGCAAATATAGGTAATCAGATTAATGTATTAGGTATAAACAATGGGATGACCAACGCCTATGTAGGTAATTATCTTTCAGAAGGAGGCAATAGTGACATTGCTAACCTTCAAATCCAACAAGTATATCCAAATCCAGCAACAGACAAAATATCGGTAGTTTGGGAGAATCGATTACAGGAGCCTGAAGCGGAGATGAATTTGTACATTATTGATAGCCAGAGTGGTAGGGTTGTTCAATCTCAGGGAGTGGATACAGGGTATGGGAAGAAATTGGCTACTGTAGCCTTGAATGATTATAAGTCAGGAGCATACTTACTAAAAATACAAGGAAAACAGTTTAGCTCAAAGGCTGCTCATTTTACGATAGTAAAGTAA
- a CDS encoding LytR/AlgR family response regulator transcription factor, with product MPFITAIILDDSPEEADVLIKHLENILYIKHIHYFKTPQEALIYLSANQADVLFLDMMMPEINGLDFLKIWTTSLPTIVVSSHSNFAMDCFDHHNIIDYIQKPVSFNRLIRALNRLYLSLKPEISKELLWLKVGRKIQNFKIADILYIEADGIYSKIWSADGTFTLANDNISEIEQKLQGTKLLRLHKSYIFNTLHIKSFDSKCIWILNKPFPIGVAYRSKIDFILTMNPFMK from the coding sequence ATGCCATTCATTACCGCAATAATACTTGATGACAGCCCTGAAGAGGCTGATGTACTGATCAAACATTTGGAGAATATATTATATATTAAGCATATTCACTATTTCAAAACGCCACAAGAGGCACTAATATATTTATCCGCTAATCAAGCAGATGTGCTATTTTTAGACATGATGATGCCAGAAATCAATGGGCTAGATTTTCTGAAAATATGGACAACCTCACTCCCAACTATTGTGGTTTCATCTCATTCCAATTTTGCAATGGATTGCTTTGATCATCATAACATTATTGATTATATCCAAAAGCCTGTATCTTTCAATAGGCTCATACGGGCATTGAATCGCCTCTATCTTAGTCTAAAGCCTGAAATATCAAAAGAGCTTCTCTGGCTGAAGGTTGGCCGCAAAATCCAAAACTTTAAAATAGCCGATATTCTCTATATCGAAGCTGATGGTATTTATAGTAAGATATGGTCAGCAGATGGGACCTTTACCCTTGCCAACGATAATATATCTGAAATAGAACAGAAGCTTCAAGGAACAAAGCTTCTCAGGTTACATAAATCATATATTTTTAATACGCTTCATATAAAATCTTTTGATAGTAAATGTATCTGGATTTTAAATAAACCATTCCCTATTGGTGTGGCATATCGTAGTAAAATTGACTTTATCCTAACCATGAACCCTTTCATGAAATAA
- a CDS encoding LytR/AlgR family response regulator transcription factor: MNLCNKCLIIEPNDESSLDLLQHIEKNTFLDVVIVQNYEIAQLYLNRETFDIIFLSLQLTDQAGLVFIHNLPPHIPVIVVSSFREYAAQTYELDNVVDFLLKPISEDRVIKAINRAMKVQMSPNAIVNNQFAFIKVGRQIIRFDFNDIDFIMAFGNYAKIQRGKKTDVANESITVLSDMLPQDTFRRVHKSYIININKITGFDTKYFHIDTKLIPIGSFYKKSLLFFPHLRNNYVDV; the protein is encoded by the coding sequence ATGAATCTCTGTAACAAATGCCTAATCATTGAGCCAAATGACGAGTCATCTTTAGATTTACTACAACATATTGAAAAAAATACATTCTTGGATGTTGTAATTGTTCAAAATTATGAGATTGCACAGCTCTATCTCAACAGAGAAACCTTTGATATCATTTTTTTGAGCCTTCAGCTTACAGACCAAGCTGGGTTGGTGTTTATTCATAACCTTCCGCCGCATATCCCTGTAATAGTAGTCAGTTCTTTCAGGGAATATGCAGCTCAAACGTATGAATTAGATAATGTGGTTGACTTCCTATTAAAACCTATCTCAGAAGACCGTGTTATAAAAGCGATAAATAGAGCCATGAAAGTGCAAATGTCGCCCAATGCTATTGTTAATAATCAATTTGCATTTATCAAAGTGGGAAGGCAGATTATTCGATTTGATTTTAACGATATAGATTTTATCATGGCATTTGGTAACTATGCCAAAATCCAACGTGGGAAAAAAACAGATGTAGCAAATGAATCTATTACTGTTCTGTCAGACATGCTACCACAAGATACTTTTAGAAGGGTTCATAAGTCATATATCATAAATATTAATAAAATTACGGGGTTTGATACCAAGTATTTTCATATAGATACCAAACTCATTCCTATAGGTTCTTTTTATAAAAAATCATTACTGTTTTTTCCTCACCTAAGAAATAACTATGTTGATGTGTAG
- a CDS encoding thrombospondin type 3 repeat-containing protein, translating to MYKCKWCSNSHTDCDGDGIPNRLDLDSDGDGIKDVIEAGGTDPDNDGRIGTGVPSVDSNGVPTLANGGLTPPNTDGTGGSDPYDLDSDGDGIPDSVEGTVDTDGDGKPNYVDLDSDGDGLPDSVEGTADTDGDGIPNYLDLDSDGDGVPDATDQCPLVVGVAPSGCPLDSDGDGVADAIDLDDDNDGILDSVENAAQCTSVSGVVTASTDCDGDGIPNRLDLDSDGDGIKDVIEAGGTDPDNDGRIGTGVPSVDSNGVPTLANGGLTPPNTDGTGGSDPYDLDSDGDGIPDSVEGTVDTDGDGKPNYVDLDSDGDGLPDSVEGTADTDGDGIPNYLDLDSDGDGVPDATDQCPLVVGVAPSGCPLDSDGDGVADAIDLDDDNDGILDSVENAAQCTSVSGVVTASTDCDGDGIPNRLDLDSDGDGIKDVIEAGGTDPDNDGRIGTGVPSVDSNGVPTLANGGLTPPNTDGTGGSDPYDLDSDGDGIPDSVEGTVDTDGDGKPNYVDLDSDGDGLPDSVEGTADTDGDGIPNYLDLDSDGDGVPDATDQCPLVVGVAPSGCPLDSDGDGVADAIDLDDDNDGILDSVENAAQCTSVSGVVTASTDCDGDGIPNRLDLDSDGDGIKDVIEAGGTDPDNDGRIGTGVPSVDSNGVPTLANGGLTPPNTDGTGGSDPYDLDSDGDGIPDSVEGTVDTDGDGKPNYVDLDSDGDGLPDSVEGTADTDGDGIPNYLDLDSDGDGVPDATDQCPLVVGVAPSGCPAVPCAPVAPGTITASQACCVTVGGSSSFTLSGNGSGVVTWYVVPNSATPNSGTGTTAGPIVFSNVGTYQIVFRTTNSSIPAGCNVPAVSEATLDYKVKANPVLCTAPSSSNVSVAPSSASIVTGGSASFVLNGGLPYSNVQWVVNPAVGVSQNSGTGSNTGNLVFTQPGVYRVSFIMTNVGDGTCIPVQKVSSALICVGVDPCSPPSAISIASETGNDELSKGQPHTFTATGGIPGTMTWTITPATGVSASSGTGNVASVTFSQVGNYVVTFSSTNSSLPLGCTQPVSVSESKNITIVSTDKPVLALAKSVSSSTVNTNVNFTYTLTVSNVGTLATNGVITVKDTLQANLAFISGGSATGWSCSAIGQIVTCTSSATIGVGASSQINLTVNAIQSGTYQNKAGVYGGGDPVATNGATAAQSNNTSVAVGMSVVKVNVKAILRGAYIDGVGLMQDSLRSQGIIPLVQPYGKAPYLDIPHPGVDEVTTSAVLAVTGNNAIVDWVLVELRDKANPNTIVARRSGLIQRDGDIVDTDGVSCLSFAGLNSDNYYIAVRHRNHLGVMTSTAVGLSGVCSSVVDFTNPSTSTYRKPTSDPEYTAYPQAVVGSVRAMWSGNTLVDTYVIYQGPGNDRIPIFNVVFTDPENTEKLNNFPVFGYLRQDINLDGIVIYQGPSNDINLLFNQIFTHPENTERLNNFIIFQQLP from the coding sequence ATGTACAAGTGTAAGTGGTGTAGTAACAGCCATACCGACTGTGATGGCGATGGTATCCCTAATCGTTTAGATTTGGATAGTGACGGCGATGGTATCAAAGATGTAATCGAAGCAGGAGGTACAGACCCAGACAACGATGGTAGAATAGGCACAGGCGTACCAAGTGTAGATTCTAACGGAGTACCAACGTTAGCCAATGGCGGATTAACCCCACCAAATACAGATGGAACAGGAGGTAGTGACCCATATGATTTAGACAGCGATGGTGATGGCATACCAGATTCAGTAGAAGGTACAGTAGATACCGATGGTGATGGTAAACCAAACTATGTAGACCTAGACAGCGATGGCGATGGCTTACCAGATTCAGTAGAAGGCACAGCCGATACCGATGGAGATGGTATACCAAACTATTTGGATTTGGATAGTGATGGCGATGGCGTACCAGATGCTACCGACCAATGTCCATTAGTAGTTGGAGTAGCTCCAAGTGGTTGTCCATTAGACAGTGATGGCGATGGCGTAGCCGATGCTATCGACTTAGATGATGACAACGATGGTATTTTGGATAGTGTAGAGAATGCTGCACAATGTACAAGTGTAAGTGGTGTAGTAACAGCCAGTACCGACTGTGATGGCGATGGTATCCCTAATCGTTTAGATTTGGATAGTGACGGCGATGGTATCAAAGATGTAATCGAAGCAGGAGGTACAGACCCAGACAACGATGGTAGAATAGGCACAGGCGTACCAAGTGTAGATTCCAACGGAGTACCAACGTTAGCCAATGGCGGATTAACTCCACCAAATACAGATGGAACAGGAGGTAGTGACCCATACGATTTAGACAGCGATGGTGATGGCATACCAGATTCAGTAGAAGGTACAGTAGATACCGATGGTGATGGTAAACCAAACTATGTAGACCTAGACAGCGATGGCGATGGCTTACCAGATTCAGTAGAAGGCACAGCCGATACCGATGGAGATGGTATACCAAACTATTTGGATTTGGATAGTGATGGCGATGGCGTACCAGATGCTACCGACCAATGTCCATTAGTAGTTGGAGTAGCTCCAAGCGGTTGTCCATTAGACAGTGATGGCGATGGCGTAGCCGATGCTATCGACTTAGATGATGACAACGATGGTATTTTGGATAGTGTAGAGAATGCTGCACAATGTACAAGTGTAAGTGGTGTAGTAACAGCCAGTACCGACTGTGATGGCGATGGTATCCCTAATCGTTTAGATTTGGATAGTGACGGCGATGGTATCAAAGATGTAATCGAAGCAGGAGGTACAGACCCAGACAACGATGGTAGAATAGGCACAGGCGTACCAAGTGTAGATTCCAACGGAGTACCAACGTTAGCCAATGGCGGATTAACCCCACCAAATACAGATGGTACAGGAGGTAGTGACCCATACGATTTAGACAGCGATGGTGATGGCATACCAGATTCAGTAGAAGGTACAGTAGATACCGATGGTGATGGTAAACCAAACTATGTAGACCTAGACAGCGATGGCGATGGCTTACCAGATTCAGTAGAAGGCACAGCCGATACCGATGGAGATGGTATACCAAACTATTTGGATTTGGATAGTGATGGCGATGGCGTACCAGATGCTACCGACCAATGTCCATTAGTAGTTGGAGTAGCCCCAAGTGGTTGTCCATTAGACAGTGATGGCGATGGCGTAGCCGATGCTATCGACTTAGATGATGACAACGATGGTATTTTGGATAGTGTAGAGAATGCTGCACAATGTACAAGTGTAAGTGGTGTAGTAACAGCCAGTACCGACTGTGATGGCGATGGTATCCCTAATCGTTTAGATTTGGATAGTGACGGCGATGGTATCAAAGATGTAATCGAAGCAGGAGGTACAGACCCAGACAACGATGGTAGAATAGGCACAGGCGTACCAAGTGTAGATTCTAACGGAGTACCAACGTTAGCCAATGGCGGATTAACCCCACCAAATACAGATGGAACAGGAGGTAGTGACCCATACGATTTAGACAGCGATGGCGATGGCATACCAGATTCAGTAGAAGGTACAGTAGATACCGATGGTGATGGTAAACCAAACTATGTAGACCTAGACAGCGATGGCGATGGCTTACCAGATTCAGTAGAAGGCACAGCCGATACCGATGGAGATGGTATACCAAACTATTTGGATTTGGATAGTGATGGCGATGGCGTACCAGATGCTACCGACCAATGTCCATTAGTAGTTGGAGTAGCCCCAAGTGGTTGTCCTGCAGTACCATGTGCTCCAGTAGCACCGGGAACAATTACTGCCAGTCAAGCTTGTTGTGTAACTGTTGGTGGTTCGTCTAGTTTTACATTGAGTGGAAATGGATCAGGCGTGGTAACATGGTATGTTGTACCTAATAGTGCGACACCAAACTCAGGAACAGGAACAACAGCAGGGCCAATTGTCTTTAGTAATGTTGGTACTTATCAGATTGTATTTAGAACAACTAATTCGTCTATTCCTGCGGGATGTAATGTGCCAGCCGTTTCGGAAGCAACATTGGATTATAAAGTAAAAGCTAATCCAGTACTGTGTACAGCACCTAGTAGCAGTAATGTATCTGTGGCACCATCAAGTGCTTCGATTGTGACAGGAGGTAGTGCATCATTTGTCTTGAATGGAGGCTTACCATATAGCAATGTACAATGGGTTGTTAATCCAGCGGTAGGAGTAAGCCAAAATTCAGGCACTGGTTCTAATACAGGTAATCTAGTATTTACCCAGCCAGGCGTTTACAGAGTATCATTTATCATGACGAATGTTGGTGACGGAACTTGTATACCAGTACAGAAAGTATCTTCAGCATTGATTTGTGTAGGTGTAGATCCTTGTTCTCCTCCATCAGCAATAAGTATTGCATCTGAGACAGGAAACGACGAGTTATCGAAAGGACAGCCTCATACATTTACAGCAACAGGAGGTATCCCTGGTACAATGACTTGGACAATTACTCCAGCAACAGGAGTATCGGCTTCGTCAGGAACAGGTAATGTAGCGTCTGTAACATTTAGTCAAGTGGGTAATTATGTGGTGACATTCTCGTCTACCAACAGTAGTTTACCACTGGGATGTACTCAACCAGTATCTGTGTCAGAGTCTAAGAATATAACGATTGTATCTACTGATAAGCCAGTGTTAGCTTTGGCAAAATCAGTTTCATCTAGCACCGTTAATACCAATGTTAATTTTACTTATACGCTTACAGTAAGCAACGTAGGTACACTTGCAACAAATGGTGTTATTACAGTGAAAGATACACTACAAGCCAACTTAGCCTTTATCAGTGGTGGTAGTGCAACGGGATGGAGCTGTAGTGCAATAGGACAAATTGTAACTTGTACAAGTTCTGCTACAATTGGAGTTGGAGCTTCGAGTCAGATTAATCTTACTGTGAACGCTATTCAGTCAGGGACATACCAAAATAAAGCAGGTGTTTATGGAGGTGGCGACCCAGTTGCAACTAATGGTGCAACAGCCGCACAGTCAAATAATACAAGCGTAGCAGTAGGTATGTCTGTAGTAAAAGTAAATGTGAAAGCTATTCTAAGAGGTGCTTATATTGATGGAGTTGGTCTTATGCAAGACTCTCTTCGCTCGCAAGGTATCATACCACTGGTACAACCTTATGGTAAAGCTCCATATTTAGACATCCCGCACCCTGGTGTTGATGAAGTAACAACAAGTGCTGTATTGGCTGTAACAGGAAACAATGCTATTGTTGACTGGGTATTAGTAGAATTGAGAGATAAAGCCAACCCTAACACAATCGTGGCTCGTCGCTCAGGACTTATTCAGCGAGATGGTGATATTGTGGATACTGATGGCGTAAGTTGTTTAAGCTTTGCAGGTTTGAATTCAGATAATTATTACATAGCAGTTCGTCATAGAAATCATTTAGGTGTTATGACATCAACGGCAGTAGGATTATCAGGAGTGTGCTCGTCGGTAGTTGATTTTACGAATCCATCGACAAGTACTTATCGTAAGCCAACATCAGACCCAGAATATACAGCATATCCTCAGGCAGTAGTTGGTTCTGTTAGAGCAATGTGGAGTGGTAATACGCTTGTAGATACTTATGTGATTTATCAAGGACCTGGTAACGATAGAATACCAATCTTTAACGTGGTATTCACAGATCCTGAAAACACAGAAAAGCTAAATAACTTCCCTGTATTTGGTTATCTACGTCAAGATATCAATTTGGATGGCATAGTGATTTACCAAGGGCCTTCAAATGATATAAACTTGTTATTCAACCAGATATTTACACATCCTGAAAATACGGAGAGGCTGAATAACTTTATCATTTTCCAACAATTGCCATAA
- a CDS encoding thrombospondin type 3 repeat-containing protein, whose translation MSNTSFSNNYGGMVMKTKRVDNIVAPYFKKPNLKFISSLACTPAVSGSVISASATGNNLAYTTVYVLTDAAGSIINSNSAGNFTAPVVSTVTTYQIYAVNYDPNGSSIPSFTPGTLIGNIGGSCTSTSLPKCFEVSPSGCTTTSNVALGSPLTATISGNNTSAGYITQYVLTDNSDVILQGPSNTASFTPSSLGSYKIYAVNYNGTVNNLAVGKNVVSDLSGACFAISAPKCFVVLVDSDGDGIADANDLDDDNDGILDSVEDAAQCTSVSGVVTASTDCDGDGIPNRLDLDSDGDGIKDVIEAGGTDPDNDGRIGTGVPSVDSNGVPTLANGGLTPPNTDGTGGSDPYDLDSDGDGIPDSVEGTVDTDGDGKPNYVDLDSDGDGLPDSVEGTADTDGDGIPNYLDLDSDGDGVPDATDQCPLVVGVAPSGCPLDSDGDGVADAIDLDDDNDGILDSVENAAQCTSVSGVVTASTDCDGDGIPNRLDLDSDGDGIKDVIEAGGTDPDNDGRIGTGVPSVDSNGVPTLANGGLTPPNTDGTGGSDPYDLDSDGDGIPDSVEGTVDTDGDGKPNYVDLDSDGDGLPDSVEGTADTDGDGIPNYLDLDSDGDGVPDATDQCPLVVGVAPSGCPLDSDGDGVADAIDLDDDNDGILDSVENAAQCTSVSGVVTAIPTVMAMVSLIV comes from the coding sequence ATGTCAAATACCTCATTCTCCAATAATTATGGAGGTATGGTAATGAAGACTAAACGAGTAGATAATATTGTAGCACCCTATTTTAAAAAGCCTAACCTGAAATTTATTTCATCGTTGGCTTGTACTCCTGCTGTTTCAGGGAGTGTAATATCTGCTTCAGCAACAGGTAACAACTTGGCATATACAACGGTATATGTACTTACTGATGCGGCAGGAAGTATCATAAACTCAAATTCTGCAGGAAATTTTACAGCTCCTGTAGTGAGTACAGTAACTACATATCAAATTTATGCTGTAAACTACGATCCTAATGGAAGTAGTATCCCTAGTTTTACACCTGGGACACTTATTGGAAATATAGGAGGGAGTTGTACTTCAACTTCTTTACCAAAATGTTTTGAAGTTAGTCCTTCGGGTTGTACTACAACAAGCAATGTTGCTTTGGGAAGTCCTTTGACTGCCACCATATCGGGTAATAATACTAGTGCGGGTTATATCACCCAATATGTATTAACTGATAATAGCGATGTTATACTGCAAGGCCCATCAAATACAGCTAGTTTTACTCCTAGTTCATTAGGTTCTTATAAAATTTATGCAGTTAATTATAACGGAACGGTAAATAACTTAGCTGTTGGGAAAAATGTTGTTAGTGACTTGAGTGGCGCGTGTTTTGCCATATCAGCACCTAAGTGCTTTGTTGTACTAGTAGACAGCGATGGCGATGGCATAGCCGATGCTAATGATTTAGATGATGACAACGATGGTATTTTGGATAGTGTAGAGGATGCTGCACAATGTACAAGTGTAAGTGGTGTAGTAACAGCCAGTACCGACTGTGATGGCGATGGTATCCCTAATCGTTTAGATTTGGATAGTGATGGCGATGGTATCAAAGATGTAATCGAAGCAGGAGGTACAGACCCAGACAACGATGGTAGAATAGGCACAGGCGTACCAAGTGTAGATTCCAACGGAGTACCAACGTTAGCCAATGGCGGATTAACCCCACCAAATACAGATGGTACAGGAGGTAGTGACCCATACGATTTAGACAGCGATGGTGATGGCATACCAGATTCAGTAGAAGGTACAGTAGATACCGATGGTGATGGTAAACCAAACTATGTAGACCTAGACAGCGATGGCGATGGCTTACCAGATTCGGTAGAAGGCACAGCCGATACCGATGGAGATGGTATACCAAACTATTTGGATTTGGATAGTGATGGCGATGGCGTACCAGATGCTACCGACCAATGTCCATTAGTAGTTGGAGTAGCCCCAAGTGGTTGTCCATTAGACAGTGATGGCGATGGCGTAGCCGATGCTATCGACTTAGATGATGACAACGATGGTATTTTGGATAGTGTAGAGAATGCTGCACAATGTACAAGTGTAAGTGGTGTAGTAACAGCCAGTACCGACTGTGATGGCGATGGTATCCCTAATCGTTTAGATTTGGATAGTGATGGCGATGGTATCAAAGATGTAATCGAAGCAGGAGGTACAGACCCAGACAACGATGGTAGAATAGGCACAGGCGTACCAAGTGTAGATTCCAACGGAGTACCAACGTTAGCCAATGGCGGATTAACCCCACCAAATACAGATGGTACAGGAGGTAGTGACCCATATGATTTAGACAGCGATGGCGATGGCATACCAGATTCAGTAGAAGGTACAGTAGATACCGATGGTGATGGTAAACCAAACTATGTAGACCTAGACAGCGATGGCGATGGCTTACCAGATTCAGTAGAAGGCACAGCCGATACCGATGGAGATGGTATACCAAACTATTTGGATTTGGATAGTGATGGCGATGGCGTACCAGATGCTACCGACCAATGTCCATTAGTAGTTGGAGTAGCCCCAAGTGGTTGTCCATTAGACAGTGATGGCGATGGCGTAGCCGATGCTATCGACTTGGATGATGACAACGATGGTATTTTGGATAGTGTAGAGAATGCTGCACAATGTACAAGTGTAAGTGGTGTAGTAACAGCCATACCGACTGTGATGGCGATGGTATCCCTAATCGTTTAG